A genomic region of Arachis stenosperma cultivar V10309 chromosome 9, arast.V10309.gnm1.PFL2, whole genome shotgun sequence contains the following coding sequences:
- the LOC130947322 gene encoding probable inactive leucine-rich repeat receptor kinase XIAO, with amino-acid sequence MQSIIYLCVTIILCIHTNNKCGFLVQGLTSSSDIEALKAFKASIKPSSITPWSCIASWNFTTDPCSVPRRTHFTCGLTCTADNTRINQITLDPAGYTGTLTPLVSQLTSLITLDLSDNSFYGTIPSSLSSLSKLQTLSLRSNSFSGSIPPSITTLKSLQSLDLSQNSLSGFLPKSMNSLTSLRRMDLSFNKLTGGLPKLPPNLLDLAIKANSLSGVLQKTTFEGLNQLEVVELSDNALQGIIETWLFLLPSLQQLDLANNSFSGVEISRPVVGGGGNSLVAVNLGFNKIQGYAPANLGAYPSLSFLSLRYNALRGAIPLEYGKSKSMKRLFLDGNFLMGKPPAGLVAAGAEVSGSLGDNCLEGCPAMSQLCTPKQKPSSVCKQVYRGRPTR; translated from the coding sequence ATGCAAAGCATCATTTATCTTTGCGTAACAATCATCTTGTGCATTCACACAAACAATAAGTGTGGTTTCCTCGTACAAGGTCTCACCTCATCCTCAGATATTGAAGCACTAAAGGCTTTCAAGGCCTCAATCAAACCCTCCTCAATAACACCATGGTCATGCATAGCATCCTGGAACTTCACCACTGACCCATGCTCCGTCCCTCGCCGCACCCACTTCACGTGCGGCCTCACCTGCACCGCCGACAACACCCGCATCAACCAAATCACCCTCGACCCCGCTGGCTACACAGGAACACTCACCCCACTCGTCTCTCAACTCACCTCACTCATCACTCTCGACCTCTCCGATAACTCTTTCTATGGCACAATcccttcttctctctcttcgcTCTCAAAACTCCAAACTTTATCCCTCCGATCCAACTCTTTCTCAGGTTCAATCCCTCCCTCCATAACCACCCTCAAATCGCTCCAATCGCTTGATCTTTCACAGAATTCTCTTTCTGGGTTCCTTCCAAAGTCCATGAACTCTCTCACTAGTCTCCGAAGAATGGACCTCAGCTTCAACAAGCTCACCGGTGGACTCCCCAAGTTACCACCCAACTTGCTGGATTTGGCGATCAAGGCAAATTCTCTATCTGGGGTTCTTCAAAAAACAACCTTTGAAGGTTTAAACCAGTTGGAAGTGGTGGAACTCAGTGATAACGCACTTCAGGGGATCATCGAAACGTGGCTCTTCCTTTTGCCTTCCCTGCAGCAACTGGATTTGGCCAACAACTCCTTCAGTGGTGTGGAGATCTCGAGGCCGGTTGTTGGCGGTGGCGGGAACAGCCTCGTGGCGGTGAATCTTGGTTTCAACAAGATCCAAGGCTACGCCCCCGCGAATCTCGGCGCGTATCCGTCGCTGTCATTTTTGTCGCTCCGTTACAACGCGCTACGTGGCGCGATACCATTGGAGTACGGGAAAAGCAAGTCCATGAAGAGGTTGTTCCTGGACGGGAACTTCCTAATGGGGAAGCCACCGGCGGGACTGGTGGCTGCCGGAGCTGAAGTTTCCGGCAGCTTGGGTGACAACTGCCTTGAGGGGTGTCCTGCGATGTCGCAGCTGTGCACGCCGAAACAGAAACCGAGCTCTGTTTGCAAGCAAGTCTACCGTGGAAGACCTACGAGATAG